A region from the Spiroplasma taiwanense CT-1 genome encodes:
- a CDS encoding lipoprotein: MKKLLTLLGSISIIATTGQMVVACATDYDQKDQDGNSILIQFLKKLDGVAEIKTSDILWKLINAENGPKNREKLTLELMQMINLSILSNAKNNYVDGNGKYVLDDSYPYNNYDLANTLVSRWDTLSKNVDRQIENEKKKYEKDYGKKWESEWDKMLLNKYTIYQEDTDDMDRNFLEAKYKADILLTDSSNNASKTLLDVLINTDQQGVTWVDQNTIKTKYLKLKAYVANTEANADLIAYIRSDIDQLSQIYNSTIEDSSAWENKAKSSDTDEVLIATAKEVTGKDIAGENGENILYDAPSNIDEFTISDSTSRSGFLSSSQRFFVDKWYNVQAPLAISEITIGFSENGKFDDGITEADFKSAVGDTDQKNTFDLLAEIKNDTENKSWKTYMAGGTLKHPKATVKQYEKLLTLNNSTDFTQDLRTVVYDYVLGEAADKNINENVQKIEITGDAKEFINKLIPEINRTKNEEKKFYGALKVGTLIYIDSTGIHIVNIDGYGFLKESESANKELTGQKGIEDDKVNSETLKELSTFKKYSKLTDEQKVYKMQTTVNKDVKTTSDSQDEDTESNLQKADSGIGANTYFSEMNSKVTNPYLHYLVNTSLVKGLKGASTSFDILSEVKSWAQISSSSSDSSSAYWMTCVFDYFKEISKPKSGNEEIDQNEFIKQFIEFNTDSETNGELATSTQSWFFNGLKTKQDWTNIQPSISFAQANKSWVDTIKSQTDASGYPKAIIENSWYKNDLISRSQNYFWKPTKSTRLLLNSSMEFNNNLDLNKLSLRIFDEIEYGLFFKTNKEVK, encoded by the coding sequence GTGAAAAAATTACTGACACTATTAGGTAGTATTAGTATAATTGCTACAACTGGACAAATGGTTGTAGCTTGTGCTACAGATTATGATCAAAAAGATCAAGATGGTAATTCAATTCTTATTCAGTTTTTAAAAAAACTTGATGGAGTTGCAGAAATCAAAACATCAGATATATTATGAAAATTAATTAATGCTGAAAATGGACCAAAAAATAGAGAAAAATTAACTTTAGAATTAATGCAAATGATAAATTTATCAATTTTATCAAATGCAAAAAATAACTATGTTGATGGAAATGGAAAATATGTTCTAGATGATTCTTATCCATACAATAACTATGATCTTGCAAATACACTAGTTTCAAGATGAGATACTCTATCAAAAAATGTTGATAGACAAATTGAAAATGAAAAGAAAAAATATGAAAAAGATTATGGTAAAAAATGAGAATCTGAATGAGATAAAATGCTTTTAAATAAATATACAATTTATCAAGAAGATACAGATGATATGGATAGAAACTTTTTAGAAGCAAAATATAAAGCAGATATTTTATTAACTGATTCATCTAATAATGCTTCAAAAACTTTATTAGATGTATTAATAAATACAGATCAACAAGGTGTAACTTGAGTTGACCAAAATACAATTAAAACAAAATATTTAAAATTAAAAGCATATGTGGCAAATACTGAAGCAAATGCGGATTTAATTGCATATATTCGTTCAGATATTGATCAATTATCACAAATTTATAACTCAACAATTGAAGATTCAAGTGCTTGAGAAAATAAAGCTAAATCTTCAGATACTGATGAAGTTCTAATTGCAACTGCAAAAGAAGTAACAGGGAAAGACATTGCTGGGGAAAATGGAGAAAATATTTTATATGATGCTCCTTCAAATATTGATGAATTTACTATAAGTGATTCAACTTCAAGAAGTGGATTTTTAAGTAGCTCTCAAAGATTTTTTGTAGATAAATGATACAATGTTCAAGCTCCATTAGCTATTAGTGAAATAACAATAGGTTTTTCAGAAAATGGAAAATTTGATGATGGAATTACAGAAGCTGATTTTAAATCAGCAGTTGGAGATACAGATCAAAAAAATACTTTTGATTTATTAGCTGAAATTAAAAATGATACAGAGAACAAATCTTGAAAAACTTATATGGCTGGAGGAACTTTAAAACATCCTAAAGCTACAGTAAAACAATATGAAAAATTATTAACATTAAATAATTCTACAGACTTTACTCAAGATTTAAGAACAGTAGTATACGACTATGTTTTAGGAGAAGCAGCAGATAAGAATATAAATGAGAATGTCCAGAAAATTGAAATTACTGGGGATGCCAAGGAATTTATAAATAAATTAATTCCTGAAATTAATAGAACTAAAAATGAAGAAAAAAAATTTTATGGTGCTTTAAAAGTTGGAACCTTAATTTATATAGATTCAACAGGAATTCATATTGTTAATATTGACGGTTATGGTTTTTTAAAGGAATCAGAAAGTGCAAATAAAGAACTTACTGGGCAAAAAGGAATTGAAGATGATAAAGTAAATTCTGAAACTCTTAAGGAATTAAGTACTTTTAAAAAATATTCAAAATTAACAGATGAACAAAAAGTATATAAAATGCAAACTACTGTTAATAAAGATGTTAAAACAACTTCAGATTCTCAAGATGAAGATACAGAAAGTAATTTACAAAAGGCTGACTCAGGAATTGGGGCTAATACATATTTTTCAGAAATGAATTCAAAAGTTACAAATCCTTATTTACATTATTTAGTTAACACTTCTTTAGTAAAGGGTCTTAAAGGTGCATCAACAAGTTTTGATATTCTTAGTGAAGTTAAATCTTGAGCACAAATTAGTTCTTCAAGTTCAGATAGTTCTTCTGCATATTGAATGACTTGTGTTTTTGATTACTTTAAAGAAATTTCAAAACCAAAAAGTGGTAATGAAGAAATTGATCAAAATGAATTTATTAAGCAATTTATAGAGTTTAATACTGATTCTGAAACAAACGGAGAATTAGCAACAAGCACACAATCATGATTCTTTAATGGTTTAAAAACTAAACAAGATTGAACTAATATTCAACCAAGTATTTCTTTTGCACAAGCAAATAAAAGTTGAGTTGACACAATAAAATCTCAAACTGATGCTAGTGGTTATCCAAAAGCTATTATTGAAAATAGTTGGTATAAAAATGATTTAATTTCTAGATCTCAAAATTATTTTTGAAAACCAACTAAATCTACGCGCCTATTATTAAATTCTTCAATGGAATTTAATAATAATCTTGATTTAAATAAGCTTTCTTTAAGGATTTTTGATGAGATTGAATATGGTTTATTCTTTAAAACAAACAAGGAGGTAAAATAA